From the Macadamia integrifolia cultivar HAES 741 unplaced genomic scaffold, SCU_Mint_v3 scaffold1461, whole genome shotgun sequence genome, one window contains:
- the LOC122063811 gene encoding uncharacterized protein At2g29880-like: MSTSKQAVNETAKWSQANVDILIVLMVEEVKKGNMTTSTFNKAGWNNIANNFKGKTGVNYAIIQLKNKVNKLRQDYSQLKKLLETTGFGWDTASRTCTVDDESIWESHIKDNPTWAQFKKHGLPQWSELCMVFGDTYADGEGSGTQTTALETLGADDDRNMIESCDESSFADEVTPLGDTQTEAVEKRPATKHRHDRTPNTKRRRSKSNDWSMAFKAIQDMSKSRVERDASMSTASTQNVE; the protein is encoded by the exons atgtCAACTTCAAAACAAGCAGTTAATGAGACTGCAAAATGGAGCCAAGCAAATGTAGACATCCTTATTGTTCTGATGGTAGAGGAAGTTAAGAAAGGAAATATGACTACTTCGACTTTTAATAAAGCTGGTTGGAACAACATTGCCAATAACTTCAAAGGAAAAACTGGGGTCAACTATGCCATTATACAGTTGAAGAACAAAGTGAACAAACTAAGGCAGGATTATAGTCAGTTAAAGAAGCTATTGGAGACAACTGGTTTTGGTTGGGATACTGCTTCAAGAACTTgtactgttgatgatgaatccatCTGGGAATCACATATTAAG gataaccctacttgggcacAATTTAAGAAGCATGGACTACCACAATGGTCAGAACTATGTATGGTATTTGGTGATACATATGCAGACGGCGAAGGAAGTGGGACTCAAACAACCGCGTTGGAAACTTTGGGGGCCGATGATGATAGGAATATGATTGAATCTTGTGATGAGTCAAGTTTCGCTGATGAAGTTACTCCATTAGGTGACACTCAAACTGAAGCAGTGGAAAAAAGGCCAGCTACTAAGCATAGGCATGATAGGACTCCAAATAcgaaaaggaggaggagcaagtctaatgattggtcaatggcattcaaggcaattcaagatatGAGTAAATCAAGGGTAGAACGGGATGCGAGCATGTCCACTGCTTCAACCCAAAATGTGGAATAG